One Lepisosteus oculatus isolate fLepOcu1 chromosome 13, fLepOcu1.hap2, whole genome shotgun sequence genomic region harbors:
- the commd2 gene encoding COMM domain-containing protein 2 → MLLVLTDEHKEHLGFLPEVDSAVVGEFGRIAVEFLKKGSNPKIYEGAARKLSVPVDTVQHGVEGLMYLLTESSKLMISEVDFQDSVLVLGFPEELNKLLLQLYLDNRKEIRNILCELAPAVPHYHNLEWRLDVQLASRALRQQVKPAVTLQLHLQHGGERRGRVLQTDPPTLLHLIRELEQALAEMKTSHCRRIARNIK, encoded by the exons ATGCTTTTAGTTCTGACAGATGAGCACAAAGAGCATCTGGGTTTCCTGCCGGAAGTGGATTCGGCAG tTGTTGGAGAATTTGGGCGGATAGCTGTGGAGTTTTTAAAGAAAGGATCGAACCCTAAGATCTATGAAGGAGCAGCGA GAAAGTTAAGTGTTCCTGTGGACACTGTCCAGCATGGGGTGGAGGGTCTGATGTACCTCCTCACGGAGAGCTCCAAGCTCATG ATCTCCGAGGTGGATTTCCAGGACTCGGTGTTGGTGCTGGGCTTCCCAGAGGAGCTGAACAAGCTCCTGCTCCAGCTGTACCTGGACAACAGGAAGGAGATCAGGAATATCCTGTGTGAGCTGGCGCCAGCTGTCCCTCATTACCACAACCTGGAGTGGAGGCTGGACGTTCAG CTGGCCAGCAGAGCTCTCAGGCAGCAGGTGAAGCCGGCGGTGACCCTCCAGCTGCACCTGCAGCACGGCGGGGAGCGGAGGGGCAGGGTGCTGCAGACCGACCCCCCCACCCTGCTGCACCTGATCCGGGAgctggagcaggccctggcggAGATGAAGACCAGCCACTGCCGCCGGATCGCGCGCAACATCAAATAG